In Capsicum annuum cultivar UCD-10X-F1 chromosome 8, UCD10Xv1.1, whole genome shotgun sequence, the genomic window TTTCTGAGAATATATAAGTATGTACCTCATCATTATGTTCGAAGCTGTTAATGACGTGGAATACACAACAAGGGTCAACCTCAAACCATTTGATGGAATTGGCATCACCGTAGCGTGGCAATATTCCAATTCTTGCATATCcatctttctcaaacctcattaACCTACAgtaatcacaatataatatttatcagatataatcaatatatatatatatatatatatatatatatgtatatgtgtgtatactAGGTTACATTGTCATCAGAAAgtgaaaattaatatatatatatactcactGGCCTCCAAGAGCTAGTCGACTTATGTCAATAGTTAGGGGGAAATTCATGATCACATTGTACCTACACGTTTGAGATGGTACCAAGTTAGCTATGcattagtaaaaaaattatatatgatatatattacCTCTGTGTAACTCCTATTTCATGGCAAACCGCACATCTATCAAACATGAGATCCGCTTTGTGAACCATTTTCTTTCCATCAGCTGAAAGAGGTTAAAGaaattaacaaatatatatatatatatagagagagagatccTTATTCGAAATCTTGATTGTTATTAATTATCTCcaatcaaagaattaaaacaatAAGGTATATTTACGTACCTGAAATCACACCTAGTTCAAAATATGGTTTTTTCGCATCAATACCAATTATAACTAGTTCCCCGGTGCCAGGTGCTTTCTGTGTTATGTAAGAAGGCAACAAATATAGAAATGATTAAATAAAGATAGTAGATATGGAACTatatgttcattttatttttaattttgtaacttAATTATTCATGTATTTGTGTGTAACGTACCTTTGGGTGGCTTGTGAAGGGTCTATTCCAAGATCCACTAGGAAAATTCCAATTTCCCAGAGTTTGTAGGGAATGCATGTCGATCTCTTGAGGCATATGGTTCTCAGCAATTGAGTAGTATTTATTTGCATGTTCAAACACATTAGTGTTGCTCAAGTATTTGTCTATCACGCCAAACCTCAACTGCAACGCAACAAATATACATAAGTAGTGCTCCTATTTGATGAATACgggatttgaaatttataattatacATCTACTCATGGTGATCCAAATTTACTATATAGTATATGTAGGTATTGGTGTAGTAGTACATACCACATTTAGAAGATAGGAGAACAGTATAGCAGGAGAATCGCCTTGTATAGCAGGAAGAAAACCTGGTTTGGTTCGATCTTTTTCCATATTGTATGTATCTGTTTGGACATGTTTGTTCTTGTACCATGTCTTCCACTTCTTTCTGCCACTGTCTTTCTTTAAGTAGAGAGCATGAAGCATTCCTTCTCCCTCAACCCACATGTGGCTTGACTCCCCAAATATAGATTTCGTCGATTTTAGTCCTCCAAATAGAGGGTTTGGGCCTGCAAGAATACTCCAAaataattaaggattaaatactCATACTGATAGTTaaggtgtgttttgataaataattagTAATAGTCCATGTATGAGATTCGAAAATGGGGATACCGTAACTCTCTAAGAATGTTTTTGACCATTATCTCTTTATCTTTTCGAACttctttcttcatatttttttttccctAAATGGCATTGTCAATCCGTGTAAACGTATCTAGTTTAAAcaaagaaataatggaagaaCAACGACGTACCGTTTCTTACGTAAACACCCTCTGGAAAATCATCTGGAATTTTTCCTTCAACTGTTCTTACTGTTGTAGCTTCTCCGATCTCTTCAACCGGTGCAAAATTATTCTAtaacaattaaattaaataaatttgttaTTCATTAGGATGTAAAAATTCTCCTTGCTATtcgagaaaaagaaagaagaattaaaaaaaatcaggATTTAGAGTTCAAGGCTAAAAATTAGTACCTGAGATGGGAGCAACGGTTGGTCAACGAATTCATAAATGAAGTCAACAAAAGCGTCCAATAATTTGAAGGGAGTTTCCTTGATAGCTTTTGGAACGTCTACTGAAATATTTGGAAAATGGTCCAACTCCCTCAATAGTGGCTGTTCATCAAGTTGCATGCAAGTTAATTTTGGACTTTGTATTTAACAGCTAAGATGTTTAATTAGTTAATTCTGAACTTTACCCTGTTGTAAGTTTAATATACACACACACCAACATTATAGTCAGATCTATGTATAATTGTATGTATAGATTTTCTTGTATAGTTAGAAACAAGGCCAGGAATTTTGTCCGAAGTACTGTTCAAGATTTCATATagatatgaatgaaaaaaataatattaacaaaTAGACGCGGTAAAATTTTTGTAGATGAACATTACGTGGACCCTGTTGACCAAGTAATGAAAACTTATATatgttcaaaataatatttaatttttgcaATGTAATGAACATGGTTAAAACTTATATATGTTCAACATTAGTATTGCTATTAATTACGGCAGCGAGTCGATTAATATCCAGTGGAGGGAGTATATATGTGTTTATGCAAGAAAAAAAGAACGGATTGACATCAAGTTTTGTCCAAATCTATCAGGAAAAGTAGCTCCAAAATTGGATACCAAATGTAATGCTGACGGCTATTTAGCTTTAAATTTCCCCCCTCCTTTATAGTATGACCGATGACGTAAGTTGGAAAATGAAATATTTATCGTATCGGAGGATATATTTTGCCCAACCAGTCATGTCctatttagaaaatttaaaactagtttttccCGTCTCACCCCCACCCCAATTCTCATTCCTATTCGTTTGAATTTCTGAATTATCAAAAAAACATATTTGCTTAGCTATTTCAAAGAAGTTATATTAGTAAAACAAACTTTGAAGGTGTTTTGGACACATGTTGTGTAATAAAAGAGGAAAGTTAATTACGTAATTTACCTTGAAAGTAGATGAGAGTGGGTTCCTGGAGTGCTCAATTTTGGGTGGAAGTGAAGGCCTCTGGAATGTGCATTTGGTCACTTGAAGTAGTACTGCACAACTATTAGCAGCCATTTCTCTCTTTCAAGGTagaaattaaattgaaaaaatgcCCTCAATGGTACTCTACTGATTGATGTGCAAATTATAAGGGATGACAAcacaaagaaaaaatgaataacttatgGATAACAAGTTGGAAGTTAGAAGTACGAGGTATTTATAAATAGAGCATGTGGACAAGAAGGAAGTTTCAAATAGGAAACTGGCACTATTGCTAGCAATTAATATGGCAAGTTAAGATATATGAAGTATTTTCTACATGTCTTAGACAAATTAAAGGTCTAACAGCATagatatatactccctccgtcccattttactcatcccaaattttctaatttgatttctcattttacttgtcatttttcgtTAATTAAgacatgacaattttttttttcttttttacccttagtattaattgttttatctccaaattaaaatgtaaacatcatttaatagggtaCTATAGTAAAGTAGCTATATTATTGattgtttttcttaattaatgtgcaatgtcaaattgggacgagtaaaatgggacgaagggagtagctgttgggttcaattggtgtgaatgaaaaatgaaaagttgcttggaagaacacaactcttcgagtaaaagacacactatttcggaAAAAAGTATgattgtttggatggttgtggctgTTCGGAAAAGACACTCTTTCGAGTtgacagacatgactgttcagaaaggatacacctttccagtgaaccattgccacctttcggaagggacacttcatggctatataaacctgcatttttccacAGGTTCAGTACGAATTTTTCTgcacttaaaaatatttcttgtcttctaaaatacttcgtgtgatcatctaactgttgagtgagttcaaagagaatccgatcgtttgaggtaccactacagtcagattgttaagccattttatcctgagagaaaaatttcacaacctcgggtacttgagggaaattatttccttaaggacactctgtgaactcagaggacttgactttttctggttcatctaattttctttaaaatatttaaaacacacttctttgaaaggtcgtTTTTAATCTtctgttgaaggtgttggaaacttcataagtgttcttgatttattcttgaacttgtgttgaagttgttttgccaaaatacagatttttgtgTAAGAGAagacaacaatcttaaggaaataattgggaaaaaaaactttttttcttgtttagtgaaattttcttttcactaaagtttttttcttcttcataatctatattgtttggtttctggagattaaagctttaagctttctactccgtttgaacttaacaagtgatttgaagaaataaaatcttcatcacaagttagaggtcattcggttgacaattgaaagccataaaaatttcatcattaaactagaaacaaggggtgtttaaagttgctacaactttataagtaatattttgatatactaaaactTACTGTCTTATTGTGACAAGAAGTTGACTACTGATAGTCAAGTGAATGATACTACAACGACTGTAGcagcaactaatattgccacaacAAATCGTACGGGTGCTCCGCAGGCAATGACATcagcggagaaacccaaaaaattcacgGTTGTTGATTTCAAAAAGTGAtaacagaagatgttcttctaccttacaactttATGTCTTCAAAGATTCACATCTGAAGAAGCTCCAAAGGTGCCTAAGGAAACTTCGGACCAAGAAAAATTTGTCGTTATGGAGGCATGGAAACACTCTGATTTCctatgcaggaattacattctaaatggcctccaagataaactatacaatgtgtatagtggaatgaagacGACAAAAAAGAGTTGTGGGGGCGTTAGAAAGAAAATAGAAGACTGAGGATGTTGGAAccaaaaagttctttgttgcaagattccttgagtttaaaatgaTGGACAACAAGCACGTTGTATCTCAAGTCCAGGaactgcaagttatcatccacgatctccttgcggaaggtatgagtttgatgaatacctttgttgaacatattaaaaatgttcttaatgttcacatgaacTTAATTGTAGGTATggttgtgaacgaggcatttcaagtcgcgaaaataatatagaagttaccacctatgtggaaggacttcaagaactacttgaaacataagcgAAAGCAGATGACAATGAAAGATCTTATAGTAGGACtgcgcattgaagaagacaacaaagccACGGAAAGAAGGTCGAAAGAAAACTCTGTAATAAGTGGAGAAAATATAGTAGAAGACGACCACAAAAACTCTAAAAAACGAAAGAAAGCTGGACATGAAAgaaatcaacctaagaagaaattcaagggaaaatgctttaactgtggcaagattgaaCACAAGTCAACGGATTGtcatgccccaaagaaaggcaaaaagaaggaccaaacaaatatggttgaatccaagaaagaaacGGATAATCTGTGTGTCATGCTGTCTGAATACAatttggtgggaaatcc contains:
- the LOC107879679 gene encoding carotenoid 9,10(9',10')-cleavage dioxygenase 1-like, translating into MAANSCAVLLQVTKCTFQRPSLPPKIEHSRNPLSSTFKPLLRELDHFPNISVDVPKAIKETPFKLLDAFVDFIYEFVDQPLLPSQNNFAPVEEIGEATTVRTVEGKIPDDFPEGVYVRNGPNPLFGGLKSTKSIFGESSHMWVEGEGMLHALYLKKDSGRKKWKTWYKNKHVQTDTYNMEKDRTKPGFLPAIQGDSPAILFSYLLNVLRFGVIDKYLSNTNVFEHANKYYSIAENHMPQEIDMHSLQTLGNWNFPSGSWNRPFTSHPKKAPGTGELVIIGIDAKKPYFELGVISADGKKMVHKADLMFDRCAVCHEIGVTQRYNVIMNFPLTIDISRLALGGQLMRFEKDGYARIGILPRYGDANSIKWFEVDPCCVFHVINSFEHNDEVVVRACRARQSVIPGPSSSVNQLEKFFKWIKRETSSIDDGSEFTKESTFPRVCEWRLNMKTGEVIEKKNLSGDEFAMEFPIINEKFTGFSNKFAYLQVVELKEVSGSGYTRFGGLAKLHFEEKKASTDEEDELVKAEYHMFPKDTFCSGASFVPKPGGIDEDDGWIITFTHNENENISQVCIIDAKKITDVPVAIIPLSSRVPYGFHGAFMPLELRSYI